A window from Rhizosphaericola mali encodes these proteins:
- a CDS encoding carbon-nitrogen hydrolase family protein, producing the protein MEITLEPLSIQHYEELKNAMMEAYDGLGSVWEKEKIQRLIQLFPEGQLCVLVDNKVAAVALSIVVQYNLFGDNHTYSEITGNETFNTHNDSGDILYGIEVFVSPDFRAMRLGRRLYDGRKELCERLNLKAIVIGGRIPHYHLFSKALTPLEYINKVRTKEAHDPVLTFQLSNDFHIVRILKNYLPGDTESEEYAVLLRWNNVFYAEKPSSLTDSNIRLGLVQWQMRLFKNLEEFYQQIEFFVNALSGYQSDFAVFPELFNSPLLASYNNLSEYEAMRKLAEKTEEIKLKMSEFAISKNINIIAGSMPCLEDDKLYNVSYLLHRNGKIDEYRKIHITPYESKFYAIVGGNQLKAFDTDCGKIGILVCYDVEFPELSRILAEQGMKILFVPYLTDTQNAYTRVRNCAAARAIENECYVAITGCVGNLPGVNNMDIQFGQSAVFTPSEFAFPSNGVKGESTPNTEMTLIVDVDLNPLKDLHHFGSVKNLLDRRTDLYEIKWKK; encoded by the coding sequence ATGGAAATCACATTAGAACCATTGAGCATACAGCATTATGAAGAGCTAAAAAATGCGATGATGGAAGCATACGACGGACTAGGAAGTGTTTGGGAAAAGGAAAAAATTCAAAGATTGATTCAGCTTTTTCCGGAAGGACAATTGTGTGTATTAGTCGACAATAAAGTAGCCGCAGTTGCATTGTCCATCGTTGTGCAATACAATTTGTTTGGAGATAATCACACTTATAGTGAAATTACTGGCAACGAGACATTTAATACACACAATGATAGTGGTGATATTTTATATGGTATAGAAGTATTTGTAAGCCCAGATTTTAGAGCGATGCGTCTAGGCAGAAGATTGTATGATGGGCGGAAAGAATTATGCGAAAGATTAAATCTTAAAGCAATTGTCATCGGTGGCAGGATTCCTCATTACCATTTATTTAGTAAAGCACTTACGCCATTGGAATATATCAATAAAGTTCGTACAAAAGAAGCCCATGACCCCGTACTAACATTTCAATTATCCAATGATTTTCATATTGTAAGAATATTAAAAAATTATCTTCCTGGCGATACTGAATCTGAAGAATATGCAGTTTTACTGCGATGGAATAATGTATTCTATGCAGAGAAACCAAGTAGTTTAACGGATAGTAACATTAGATTGGGTTTGGTACAATGGCAAATGCGTTTATTTAAAAATTTGGAAGAATTTTACCAACAAATTGAGTTTTTCGTAAATGCACTATCTGGTTACCAGTCGGACTTTGCTGTATTTCCAGAATTATTTAATTCACCACTTTTAGCATCTTACAATAACCTTTCAGAATATGAAGCAATGCGTAAATTGGCAGAAAAGACCGAAGAAATCAAACTCAAAATGTCCGAATTTGCCATTTCCAAAAATATCAATATTATAGCGGGGAGCATGCCTTGCTTAGAAGACGATAAATTATATAATGTCTCTTACCTATTGCATAGAAATGGTAAAATAGATGAATATCGCAAAATCCACATTACCCCATACGAAAGTAAATTCTATGCTATTGTTGGAGGCAATCAATTGAAAGCCTTTGATACAGATTGTGGAAAAATAGGCATTTTGGTTTGTTATGATGTAGAATTTCCTGAATTATCTAGAATTTTAGCTGAACAAGGAATGAAAATTTTATTTGTCCCCTATTTAACCGATACTCAAAATGCGTATACACGTGTAAGAAATTGTGCCGCAGCCAGAGCCATTGAAAATGAATGTTATGTTGCGATAACTGGTTGCGTGGGTAATCTACCAGGAGTAAATAACATGGATATCCAATTTGGACAATCTGCAGTATTTACCCCATCTGAATTTGCATTTCCATCCAATGGTGTAAAAGGAGAATCTACACCAAATACAGAAATGACGCTTATTGTGGACGTAGATTTGAATCCGTTAAAAGATTTGCATCATTTTGGATCCGTCAAAAATTTATTGGATCGCCGCACCGATTTATATGAAATAAAATGGAAAAAGTAA
- the mazG gene encoding nucleoside triphosphate pyrophosphohydrolase — MEKVNMKDYKEQFERLVNIMNDLREKCPWDQKQTIHTLRPLTIEETYELGDAIEKQDWSEMKEEIGDIMLHLIFYSKIAEEQNQFTISDVLDSISEKMITRHPHIYGNVFVENEEDVKRNWQKIKLQKKGKKSVLSGVPSGLPALIKSTRIQEKVKHVGFEWDDKKDAWNKVKEELQEFQEAENDNDVVNMQAEFGDVLFSLVNYARYVNIDPETALDKTNKKFIQRFQFIETQAKAQNKSVDTMSLEEMNILWEKAKSELKNSSL, encoded by the coding sequence ATGGAAAAAGTAAACATGAAAGATTACAAGGAACAATTTGAACGATTAGTCAATATTATGAATGATCTCAGGGAAAAATGTCCTTGGGATCAAAAACAAACCATCCATACGTTGCGCCCACTCACCATCGAAGAAACGTATGAATTAGGTGATGCCATCGAAAAACAAGATTGGTCCGAAATGAAGGAAGAAATTGGAGACATAATGTTGCATCTTATTTTTTATTCTAAAATTGCGGAGGAGCAAAATCAATTTACTATTAGTGACGTGCTTGACAGTATTTCAGAAAAAATGATCACGAGACATCCTCACATTTATGGCAATGTATTTGTAGAAAATGAAGAAGATGTCAAACGTAATTGGCAAAAAATAAAATTGCAAAAAAAAGGAAAAAAATCTGTTTTATCTGGTGTACCCAGCGGTCTTCCAGCGTTGATCAAGTCTACACGCATACAAGAAAAAGTGAAGCACGTTGGATTTGAATGGGACGACAAAAAAGACGCATGGAATAAGGTAAAAGAAGAATTACAAGAATTTCAAGAAGCTGAAAATGACAATGATGTAGTAAATATGCAAGCGGAATTTGGAGATGTTTTATTTTCTCTTGTAAATTACGCGAGATACGTAAATATAGATCCGGAAACTGCATTAGATAAAACCAATAAAAAATTTATTCAAAGATTTCAATTTATCGAAACGCAAGCGAAAGCACAAAATAAAAGTGTCGATACTATGTCGTTAGAGGAAATGAATATTTTATGGGAAAAAGCTAAATCAGAACTAAAAAATAGCAGTTTATAA